A part of Gramella sp. MAR_2010_147 genomic DNA contains:
- a CDS encoding M3 family metallopeptidase produces the protein MNSKFKKGLSVFALVSIIGYTNGQEKEKESMTTNPLLTNWTGPYQGVPAFDKMKVDLVKPAIRKGMELHLADIDKITANTEDPTFENTIVPLEKAGQELDRAFTYYGIYSSNVSSPEFREVQKELAPEISEFSSKISQNEELFKRIKTVYEKSQKDPLDAAEQRVIDLIYEDFAMQGADLNKEDKKRYAEINKELSGLYTSFSNNVLADEENYVTYLDKDQLGGLPDSYIKSAAQAATNRGEDGKYAVTNTRSSMDPFLTYSTERELREKVWNNYYSRGDNGDEYDNNEIIKKILKLRDERVELLGHENYAQWRLQNRMAKTPENAMDLMMKVWPAALARVKEEVSDMQKVANAEGADITIKPWDYRFYAEKVRKEKYDLDSEEVKQYLELGNLTQALFFTAGELFNFEFTLVEEGSVPVFHEDVKVWEVSDKDSGELVGLWYLDPYARQGKRSGAWATTYRSYNELMGAKPVLSSNNSNFIKPAPGEPVLVSWDDANTFFHEFGHALHFLSADIEYPTLNSGVRDYTEFQSQLLERWLSTDKVINQFLRHHETNEVIPADLVKKIKKAATFNQGFATTEFLASAIMDMKYHTTDPDKIEPDTFERETLKELNMPEEIVMRHRTPHFGHVFSGEGYATGYYGYLWADVLTSDASEAFAEAPGGFYDEEVAAKLVKYLFAPRNAMDPAEAYKKFRGRDAEIDALMRDRGFPVPEKEMK, from the coding sequence ATGAATTCAAAATTTAAAAAAGGCCTGAGTGTATTTGCTCTGGTTTCCATTATTGGCTATACTAACGGCCAGGAAAAAGAAAAAGAATCAATGACTACTAATCCCCTATTAACAAATTGGACCGGGCCATACCAGGGTGTACCGGCATTTGATAAGATGAAGGTCGATCTTGTGAAGCCAGCAATTAGAAAAGGTATGGAATTGCACCTGGCCGATATTGACAAGATTACTGCAAATACCGAAGACCCTACTTTCGAAAATACCATTGTTCCTCTGGAGAAAGCCGGACAGGAATTAGACAGAGCTTTTACTTATTATGGCATTTACAGCAGTAATGTTTCCAGTCCAGAATTTAGAGAAGTTCAAAAAGAACTGGCTCCTGAGATCTCTGAATTCTCTTCAAAGATCAGCCAGAATGAAGAGCTTTTTAAAAGGATCAAAACTGTATATGAAAAATCCCAGAAAGATCCTTTAGATGCAGCCGAACAAAGAGTCATTGACCTTATTTATGAAGATTTTGCCATGCAGGGAGCAGACCTCAATAAAGAAGACAAAAAAAGGTATGCTGAAATAAACAAGGAGTTATCTGGTCTGTATACCAGTTTTTCAAATAACGTCCTTGCAGATGAAGAGAATTATGTAACCTATCTTGATAAAGATCAACTTGGTGGTTTACCCGACTCTTATATCAAGTCTGCCGCCCAGGCTGCAACTAATCGTGGTGAAGATGGCAAATATGCCGTTACCAATACCCGCTCTTCAATGGATCCATTTTTAACCTATTCCACAGAAAGGGAATTGCGCGAGAAAGTATGGAATAATTACTATTCCCGTGGCGATAACGGGGATGAGTATGACAATAACGAGATCATAAAAAAGATCCTGAAATTACGTGATGAACGAGTAGAATTACTGGGGCATGAAAATTATGCACAATGGCGCTTACAAAACAGAATGGCTAAAACTCCTGAAAATGCCATGGATCTTATGATGAAAGTATGGCCTGCTGCGCTGGCAAGAGTAAAAGAAGAAGTAAGCGATATGCAAAAGGTGGCAAATGCCGAAGGAGCAGATATCACTATAAAACCCTGGGATTATAGATTCTATGCCGAAAAAGTTAGAAAAGAAAAGTATGACCTGGATAGCGAAGAAGTAAAACAATATCTTGAATTAGGAAACCTTACCCAGGCTTTGTTCTTTACCGCTGGAGAATTATTCAATTTTGAATTCACCCTCGTCGAAGAAGGTAGTGTTCCGGTTTTTCATGAAGATGTGAAAGTTTGGGAAGTTAGTGATAAAGACTCTGGAGAGCTTGTTGGCTTATGGTACTTAGATCCTTATGCGAGACAAGGTAAACGTTCGGGCGCCTGGGCTACAACCTACAGAAGTTACAATGAGCTCATGGGTGCAAAGCCGGTTCTATCCTCCAATAATTCAAATTTTATCAAACCAGCACCGGGAGAACCTGTTCTGGTATCATGGGACGATGCAAATACTTTTTTCCATGAATTCGGGCATGCGCTGCATTTTCTATCTGCCGATATTGAATATCCAACTCTTAACAGCGGTGTAAGGGATTATACTGAATTTCAGTCGCAGTTACTGGAAAGATGGTTATCTACAGATAAAGTGATCAACCAGTTTTTGAGGCATCATGAAACTAATGAAGTGATCCCTGCAGACCTGGTAAAGAAGATCAAAAAAGCCGCTACTTTCAACCAGGGATTTGCCACTACAGAGTTTCTGGCTTCAGCAATCATGGATATGAAATATCATACTACAGATCCTGATAAGATTGAACCAGATACGTTTGAAAGAGAAACTTTAAAAGAGCTGAATATGCCAGAAGAAATCGTGATGCGTCACCGTACCCCTCATTTTGGTCATGTATTCTCAGGAGAAGGATATGCTACCGGATATTACGGTTATTTATGGGCAGATGTATTAACATCAGATGCTTCAGAGGCCTTTGCGGAGGCACCAGGTGGTTTTTATGATGAGGAGGTGGCAGCAAAACTGGTTAAATATCTTTTTGCCCCAAGAAATGCCATGGATCCTGCGGAAGCTTATAAGAAATTTAGAGGTAGAGATGCCGAAATTGATGCTTTGATGCGCGACCGTGGATTCCCGGTTCCTGAAAAGGAAATGAAATAA